One Hermetia illucens chromosome 4, iHerIll2.2.curated.20191125, whole genome shotgun sequence DNA segment encodes these proteins:
- the LOC119654557 gene encoding nucleolar complex protein 2 homolog: MKVKSKGPVVAARPKSLDMKKKPKKPFSNGVSKGEVNDPVPAKPKILKPEKEAKAKQLKKEKKTKPKENGATIKDEKDSSEAEITEDLPKTKKSKTAKKSESKLHKKDLESLKEIDPEFYNFLQQNDKKLLDFALEDSDGEEAESDGEAEDQPGKDDDEEMVHKPSGELEVASDESDFHDSDDDDDEDGKPESKVVTLKLLRQWQSDLQGSKVKAATIRNAMQAFSAALASVSDGEKGKTTYKVEGAAAFNGVIQLCVLHLQPAIHRFLGMHEKSQLPIHKSKNFKRVRAPLKTYLIELSLIVEHVSSSNILRVILKHLHQVGIMLMSFPWQVTKPILKRLVVLWSTAEEETVRVLAFLCILKITRNQQKTMLNNVLKAMYLAYVRNSKFVSPNTLANINFMRRSLVEMFALDLNTTYQHAFLYIRQLAIYLRNAVILKKKDSFRAIYNWQYVNSIRLWADLLGATAHKPQLQPLVYPLISITTGVVKLIPTAQYFPLRFHCIQALISLQKRSNTFIPILPFILEVLNSNEFNKKHTIVSMKPMSFACVIRLNKPQLAENGFRDEVVEQVCGLMLEYLAHESCSLAYPDLVVPCVLALKQYLKICKNANYSRKLKQLLDKIVENSKFVEQERKKVNFGLQDRNLVTSWETQLRNKGTPLDVYYSSWVKAHEMKRKRQAANTDDINDFDIPKIKRKKGEKQSEGDDGPVELFPSGSEDEGEVNGDAEKAKKEKKSKNKLKEKKAKVPEPEAESEAEEEDDNVEDVDIVKDLDLNDW; this comes from the coding sequence ACTCAAGCGAGGCAGAAATCACTGAGGACCTGCCAAAGACCAAAAAGTCTAAAACGGCCAAGAAAAGTGAGTCCAAACTCCACAAAAAAGACCTCGAAAGCTTGAAAGAAATCGATCCTGAATTCTACAATTTCCTGCAACAAAACGACAAGAAACTGCTTGATTTTGCCCTGGAAGACAGCGACGGAGAGGAAGCAGAAAGCGATGGCGAAGCCGAGGACCAACCAGGCAAAGACGATGATGAAGAAATGGTTCATAAACCGAGTGGAGAGCTAGAAGTGGCCAGCGATGAAAGTGATTTCCACGACAGcgatgacgacgatgatgaGGACGGCAAGCCCGAATCGAAAGTGGTCACCCTGAAGCTCCTCAGACAATGGCAATCTGACTTGCAAGGAAGCAAAGTCAAAGCCGCAACAATCCGGAATGCAATGCAAGCATTCAGCGCAGCGCTCGCAAGCGTATCCGACGGGGAGAAAGGAAAAACCACATACAAAGTCGAGGGTGCGGCTGCATTCAACGGCGTCATCCAGCTTTGCGTCCTGCACCTCCAGCCGGCAATCCACAGATTCTTGGGCATGCATGAGAAATCACAACTTCCAATCcacaaatccaagaattttaagaGAGTTCGGGCTCCCTTAAAGACATACCTCATCGAATTGTCGCTGATAGTCGAGCACGTTTCGAGCAGCAACATTTTGCGAGTTATCCTGAAACATCTGCATCAAGTGGGCATTATGTTGATGTCGTTCCCCTGGCAAGTAACCAAACCGATCTTGAAGCGCTTGGTCGTTTTGTGGAGTACAGCGGAAGAGGAGACAGTCCGCGTGTTAGCGTTTCTGTGCATCCTGAAAATAACGCGCAACCAACAGAAGACAATGTTGAATAACGTTTTGAAGGCAATGTACCTTGCCTACGTACGGAACTCGAAGTTTGTGAGCCCAAACACATTGGCTAACATAAATTTCATGCGTCGGTCGCTAGTGGAGATGTTCGCCTTAGATTTGAACACAACTTACCAACACGCCTTTTTATACATCCGCCAGTTGGCCATCTACCTCCGAAACGCTGTGATCCTGAAGAAGAAGGACAGCTTCCGAGCTATCTACAATTGGCAATACGTCAACTCAATCCGATTGTGGGCCGACCTCCTCGGGGCTACCGCACACAAGCCGCAACTGCAGCCTCTGGTTTACCCCCTCATCAGCATCACGACTGGAGTAGTCAAGTTGATTCCCACTGCGCAGTATTTCCCTCTGCGCTTCCACTGCATTCAAGCTTTGATATCGCTCCAGAAACGTTCAAACACCTTCATCCCTATTTTGCCCTTCATTCTGGAGGTCCTGAACAGCAACGAATTCAACAAGAAACACACAATCGTCTCTATGAAACCGATGTCTTTCGCGTGCGTTATCCGCCTGAATAAACCTCAATTGGCCGAAAATGGTTTCCGCGACGAAGTCGTCGAGCAAGTGTGCGGTCTCATGCTCGAGTACCTTGCACACGAGTCCTGTTCACTGGCCTACCCAGATCTAGTTGTTCCATGCGTTCTCGCTCTCAAACAATATctgaaaatctgcaaaaatgcCAACTACTCCCGAAAACTGAAACAATTGTTGGACAAGATCGTGGAAAACTCGAAGTTCGTCGAACAGGAACGAAAGAAAGTCAATTTCGGGTTGCAGGATCGTAACTTGGTGACGTCTTGGGAAACTCAACTGAGGAACAAAGGCACTCCATTGGATGTGTACTACTCCAGCTGGGTGAAAGCTCATGAAATGAAACGGAAACGACAGGCCGCCAATACCGATGACATCAATGACTTCGATATTCCCAAGATAAAGAGGAAGAAGGGCGAGAAGCAAAGCGAAGGCGACGATGGACCTGTCGAACTGTTCCCATCTGGCAGcgaggatgaaggcgaggtaAACGGCGATGCagaaaaggcgaagaaggaaaagaagagcAAAAATAAGTTGAAGGAGAAGAAGGCCAAGGTTCCGGAACCTGAAGCGGAAAGTGAAGCCGAAGAGGAAGACGATAACGTTGAAGATGTTGATATTGTAAAAGATTTAGATTTGAATGATTGGTAA